In Sphingomonas sp. G-3-2-10, a single window of DNA contains:
- a CDS encoding SRPBCC family protein has product MTAVHDKFVLERVYRQSPAKVFAAFATEEAKRRWFAPPGDEWDLISRGFEFGVGASEHIEAKWKTGRVSRFDCDYHDIVPDKRIVYAYRMKIDGKPISVNLATVELHPEGAGTRLVHTETGVYLDGYEDNGSREHGIGIQLDMLGETLPD; this is encoded by the coding sequence ATGACCGCCGTGCACGACAAGTTCGTCCTCGAACGCGTCTATCGCCAGTCTCCGGCCAAGGTCTTCGCCGCCTTCGCCACCGAGGAAGCGAAACGGCGCTGGTTCGCCCCGCCGGGCGACGAATGGGACCTGATCAGCCGCGGCTTCGAATTCGGCGTGGGCGCCAGCGAACATATCGAAGCGAAGTGGAAGACCGGCCGCGTGTCGCGTTTCGACTGCGATTATCACGACATCGTGCCCGATAAGCGGATCGTCTATGCCTATCGCATGAAGATCGACGGCAAGCCGATCTCGGTCAATCTCGCCACGGTCGAACTGCATCCAGAAGGCGCCGGCACCCGGCTGGTCCATACCGAGACGGGCGTCTATCTCGACGGCTACGAAGATAATGGCAGCCGCGAGCATGGCATCGGCATCCAACTCGACATGCTCGGCGAGACGCTGCCCGACTGA
- a CDS encoding metalloregulator ArsR/SmtB family transcription factor, protein MANQQPIETLFAALADPTRRAVVERLGQGSASVSDLASHFPMALPSFLKHLKLLESSGLVETAKQGRIRTCTLQPLALDRVESWIIERRRETEGRYSRLATYLDDLDREISE, encoded by the coding sequence ATGGCTAACCAACAACCGATCGAGACGCTGTTCGCCGCGCTCGCCGATCCCACCCGCCGCGCGGTGGTCGAGCGGCTGGGCCAGGGCTCGGCCAGCGTCAGCGATCTCGCCAGCCATTTCCCGATGGCGCTGCCCAGCTTCCTCAAGCACCTCAAGCTGCTCGAATCGAGCGGTCTGGTGGAAACCGCCAAGCAGGGCCGTATCCGCACCTGTACGCTCCAGCCGCTGGCGCTCGATCGCGTCGAAAGCTGGATCATCGAACGCCGCCGCGAAACCGAGGGGCGGTACAGCCGCCTCGCCACCTATCTCGACGATCTGGACAGGGAGATTTCCGAATGA
- a CDS encoding NAD(P)-dependent oxidoreductase, protein MKAVLPALARPLVEPHLPPGIEASWFMTREEAVALAPSAEIGWLDMNKPADWAAAVAAGGNLKWLSTIYAGLDALDTGLLRERGTRVTNGSGVNAHTVAEYAVMGALVAAKRYDEVVRAADRQEWPMDAPGKQELFESNALIIGYGTIGKLIGERLKAFGTKVTAVTRSGSDGSLTPDQWRERIGDYDWIFLAAPSTSESRAMIGADELAAMKPSAWIVNVGRGELIDQDALIEALTKRRIGGAFLDTVTPEPLPPEHPLWRTPNAIHSMHLSGRSQTRMFLRAAALFVENLKAYAEGRPMKNEVDLDAGY, encoded by the coding sequence ATGAAAGCCGTCCTCCCCGCGCTCGCCCGTCCGCTGGTCGAGCCGCATCTTCCGCCCGGCATCGAAGCAAGCTGGTTCATGACTCGCGAGGAAGCCGTAGCGCTGGCGCCATCGGCCGAGATCGGCTGGCTCGACATGAACAAGCCTGCCGACTGGGCCGCCGCCGTCGCGGCGGGCGGAAACCTGAAATGGCTTTCGACCATCTATGCCGGCCTCGACGCGCTCGACACCGGGTTGCTGCGCGAGCGTGGCACCCGCGTCACCAACGGCAGCGGGGTCAATGCTCATACGGTCGCCGAATATGCGGTGATGGGCGCGCTGGTCGCCGCCAAACGCTATGACGAAGTGGTCCGTGCGGCCGACCGGCAGGAATGGCCGATGGACGCGCCGGGCAAGCAGGAGCTGTTCGAAAGCAACGCCCTGATTATCGGCTATGGCACGATCGGCAAGCTGATCGGCGAGCGGCTGAAGGCGTTCGGCACGAAGGTGACCGCGGTCACCCGTTCGGGCAGCGACGGCAGCCTCACGCCCGATCAATGGCGCGAGCGGATCGGCGACTATGACTGGATATTCCTCGCCGCCCCCTCGACCAGCGAGAGCCGGGCGATGATCGGCGCGGACGAGCTGGCGGCGATGAAGCCCAGCGCGTGGATCGTGAATGTCGGTCGCGGCGAACTGATCGATCAGGATGCGCTGATCGAGGCACTGACCAAACGCCGGATCGGCGGCGCGTTCCTCGACACGGTCACGCCCGAACCGCTGCCGCCCGAACATCCGCTGTGGCGCACGCCCAACGCGATCCATTCGATGCATTTGTCCGGCCGCAGCCAGACCCGCATGTTCCTGCGCGCCGCCGCGCTGTTCGTCGAGAATCTCAAGGCTTATGCCGAGGGCCGGCCGATGAAGAACGAAGTCGATCTCGACGCGGGATATTGA
- the cysS gene encoding cysteine--tRNA ligase: MNAAPLTLYNSITRSLERFEPLDAAKGVRVYSCGPTVYSDPHLGNLRAYVFTDTLSRVLSWKGNRLTHVINITDVGHLTSDADAGEDKMEAAARKQGLNAWDISRHFADVFRRNLADLNIRKPTQMPLATDYVIKMIAFAQAIAPDHCYEIESGLYFDSRSVPDYGRLAGSQDDIGEGRIDPVEGKRHPQDFAIWRKTPAGETRQMEWDSPWGRGAPGWHLECSVMSSELLGLPFDIHTGGIDHRQIHHVNEIAQNQAHCGCADSGAKFWMHNNFLVDRDGKMSKSKGGIATLDALVGRGVHPLAYRLMCLSAHYRSELEFSPDNLAAALTRLKRLVMAVRALPLSPATDASGDDDYLVQLDAAVSDDLNTPKALPVLEAMVADKKLTTGRKLALLVHFDDVLGLDLLNLTRDALRVRPADATLTPEAIEARLAERKQARADKDFARSDAVRDELIASGVEVMDGDPLGWDWKLNL; the protein is encoded by the coding sequence ATGAACGCCGCGCCTCTCACGCTTTACAATTCGATCACCCGCAGTCTCGAGCGGTTCGAACCGCTCGACGCCGCCAAGGGCGTGCGCGTCTATTCCTGCGGACCCACCGTCTATTCCGACCCGCACCTCGGCAATCTGCGCGCCTATGTCTTCACCGACACGCTCAGCCGCGTGCTGAGCTGGAAGGGCAACAGGCTCACCCATGTCATCAACATCACCGATGTCGGCCATCTGACGTCCGATGCCGATGCCGGCGAAGACAAGATGGAGGCGGCCGCGCGCAAGCAGGGGCTGAACGCGTGGGACATTTCGCGCCATTTCGCCGACGTGTTCCGCCGCAACCTGGCCGATCTGAACATCCGCAAGCCAACGCAAATGCCGCTGGCAACCGATTACGTGATCAAGATGATCGCCTTTGCCCAGGCTATCGCGCCGGATCATTGCTACGAAATCGAGTCGGGCCTGTATTTCGATAGCCGCTCGGTCCCCGATTATGGCCGCCTCGCCGGTTCGCAGGACGATATCGGCGAAGGGCGGATCGATCCCGTCGAAGGCAAACGCCACCCGCAGGACTTCGCGATCTGGCGCAAGACCCCCGCGGGCGAGACGCGCCAGATGGAATGGGACTCGCCCTGGGGTCGCGGCGCGCCGGGCTGGCACCTCGAATGTTCGGTGATGAGCAGCGAGCTGCTCGGCCTGCCCTTCGACATCCACACCGGCGGGATCGACCATCGCCAGATCCATCACGTCAACGAGATCGCGCAGAACCAGGCGCATTGCGGCTGCGCGGACTCGGGCGCGAAGTTCTGGATGCACAACAACTTCCTGGTGGACCGCGACGGCAAGATGTCGAAGTCCAAGGGCGGCATCGCCACGCTCGACGCGCTGGTCGGGCGCGGCGTGCATCCCCTCGCCTATCGCCTGATGTGCCTGAGCGCGCATTATCGCAGCGAACTGGAGTTCAGCCCCGACAATCTCGCGGCGGCGCTGACCCGTCTGAAGCGGCTCGTCATGGCCGTCCGCGCGCTCCCGCTGTCGCCCGCTACAGACGCTTCGGGCGACGACGATTATCTCGTCCAGCTCGATGCCGCGGTCAGCGACGACCTCAACACGCCCAAGGCGCTTCCGGTGCTCGAGGCGATGGTGGCCGACAAGAAGCTGACCACGGGTCGCAAGCTCGCCCTGCTCGTCCATTTCGACGATGTGCTGGGGCTGGACCTGCTCAACCTGACCCGCGACGCGCTGCGCGTCCGTCCGGCCGATGCCACGCTGACACCCGAAGCGATCGAAGCCCGGCTCGCCGAGCGCAAGCAGGCGCGCGCGGACAAGGATTTCGCGCGTTCCGATGCGGTCCGCGACGAGCTGATCGCGTCGGGCGTCGAGGTGATGGACGGCGATCCGCTGGGCTGGGACTGGAAACTGAATCTCTGA
- a CDS encoding protein-L-isoaspartate O-methyltransferase, producing MMTPTVDAAHSMRHAMVASQLRTNSVSDVRVVEAMARLPREQFVPEEHRGIAYRDTLLPLNGGRRQNSPLATGRLLTEAQIRSTDHVLLIGAAGGYSAAVLAEMAASVVALEEDSSLLAIARAALPDAGNVTLVEGPLAQGWAKAGPYDVILIDGAVGHIPDALIAQLKDGGRIATGIEDRGITRLATGRKTGGGFGLNEFADIECAVLPGFAKPRTFQF from the coding sequence ATGATGACCCCGACGGTCGATGCCGCGCATTCGATGCGCCATGCAATGGTAGCCAGCCAGCTGCGCACCAACTCGGTCAGTGATGTCCGGGTGGTGGAAGCGATGGCACGCTTGCCGCGCGAGCAGTTCGTGCCGGAAGAGCATCGCGGGATCGCCTATCGCGACACGCTGCTGCCGCTGAACGGCGGACGCCGCCAGAATTCGCCGCTGGCCACTGGCCGGCTGCTGACCGAAGCGCAGATCCGTTCGACCGACCATGTGCTGCTGATTGGCGCGGCCGGCGGCTATTCCGCGGCGGTGCTGGCGGAGATGGCCGCTTCGGTCGTCGCGCTGGAAGAAGATTCGAGCCTGCTGGCGATCGCCCGCGCGGCGCTGCCGGACGCCGGTAACGTCACGCTGGTCGAAGGGCCGCTGGCGCAGGGCTGGGCCAAGGCCGGTCCCTATGACGTGATCCTGATCGACGGCGCCGTCGGGCATATCCCCGACGCGCTGATCGCCCAGCTCAAGGATGGCGGGCGCATTGCGACCGGAATCGAGGATCGCGGCATCACGCGGCTGGCGACCGGCCGCAAGACCGGTGGCGGCTTCGGCCTGAACGAGTTCGCCGATATCGAATGCGCGGTGCTGCCCGGCTTTGCCAAGCCGCGGACATTTCAGTTTTGA
- a CDS encoding TolC family outer membrane protein: MRLSTLFLGASLAALAMPAAAQTTQTAPGAAPAAAQPTMTLRDALVLAYNSNPDLAGERANLRATDEGVPIARSSGLPGVTSNAGVDQSLHNTDQGLSPGRRGTLGVDLSVPVYAGGSVRNSVRAAETRVEAGRSLLRAAEADIFTQVVTVYVDVIRDEAIVRLNQQNVRVLEVNLQATRDRFEVGDLTRTDVAQSEARYALAQAQLRGAEARLIGSRENFIRVVGAPPGVLAPPPQLPGLPSTVEGATDIALANNPNLDAAVKSGEATRYDVNVAQSGRLPRVSVGVGGNYYNYLGSGTARSTAAGFNDDGFSTSAGVNLSLPLFQGGRPAAQVRQAKARREAALETVTFTERGVIAQARSSFALYQSSLRVIESSKVAVDANRLSLEGVRAENSVGTRTILDILNAEQEFLNSQVTYVTAERDAYVAGFTLLAVMGKAEAEDLGLDGGPLYDPLTNYNQVRRGWSDWSDGPPETVKGTRTNQTPVQNPEVTPGTDPLLTRPVDSTRTNP; this comes from the coding sequence ATGCGACTTTCCACCCTGTTCCTGGGCGCGAGCCTGGCGGCGCTGGCGATGCCGGCGGCGGCGCAGACGACCCAGACTGCACCGGGCGCAGCCCCGGCGGCGGCGCAGCCGACCATGACGCTGCGTGATGCCCTTGTCCTCGCTTACAACAGCAATCCCGATCTGGCCGGCGAGCGCGCCAACCTGCGCGCCACCGACGAAGGCGTGCCGATCGCGCGTTCCTCGGGTCTTCCCGGTGTTACGTCGAACGCAGGCGTCGACCAGAGCCTGCACAACACCGATCAGGGGCTGAGCCCTGGCCGCCGCGGCACGCTGGGCGTCGATCTGTCGGTGCCGGTCTATGCCGGCGGTTCGGTGCGCAATTCGGTGCGCGCCGCCGAGACTCGCGTCGAAGCCGGCCGCTCGCTGCTCCGCGCAGCCGAGGCGGATATCTTCACCCAGGTCGTGACCGTCTATGTCGACGTGATCCGCGACGAAGCGATCGTCCGGCTGAACCAGCAGAATGTGAGGGTGCTTGAGGTCAACCTCCAGGCCACGCGCGACCGGTTCGAGGTGGGCGACCTGACCCGTACCGACGTTGCCCAGTCCGAAGCGCGCTATGCGCTGGCGCAGGCGCAGCTCCGTGGTGCGGAAGCGCGCCTGATCGGCAGCCGCGAGAATTTCATCCGTGTGGTCGGCGCGCCTCCGGGCGTGCTGGCGCCGCCGCCGCAGCTGCCGGGCCTGCCTTCGACCGTCGAAGGCGCCACCGACATCGCGCTGGCCAATAATCCCAATCTCGACGCTGCCGTGAAATCGGGCGAAGCGACGCGCTACGACGTCAATGTCGCGCAGTCCGGCCGTCTGCCGCGCGTGAGCGTCGGCGTCGGCGGCAACTATTATAACTATCTCGGATCGGGCACGGCGCGTTCTACCGCTGCTGGCTTCAACGACGACGGCTTCTCGACCAGCGCGGGCGTGAACCTGTCGCTCCCGCTGTTCCAGGGCGGACGTCCGGCCGCGCAGGTGCGTCAGGCCAAGGCGCGGCGCGAGGCGGCGCTGGAGACGGTGACCTTCACCGAACGTGGCGTGATCGCCCAGGCCCGCTCGTCCTTCGCGCTGTACCAGTCTTCGCTGCGCGTGATCGAATCGTCCAAGGTCGCGGTCGACGCCAACCGGCTGAGCCTCGAAGGCGTCCGCGCCGAGAACAGCGTCGGCACGCGCACGATCCTCGACATCCTCAACGCCGAGCAGGAATTCCTCAATTCGCAGGTGACTTACGTGACTGCGGAGCGCGACGCCTATGTCGCCGGGTTCACCCTGCTGGCAGTGATGGGCAAGGCCGAAGCCGAGGATCTGGGGCTCGATGGCGGCCCGCTGTACGACCCGCTGACCAACTATAATCAGGTTCGCCGTGGCTGGTCGGACTGGTCGGACGGCCCTCCGGAGACCGTAAAGGGTACGCGGACCAATCAAACTCCCGTGCAAAATCCTGAAGTTACGCCGGGAACGGATCCTTTGTTAACCAGACCAGTTGACAGTACCCGTACTAATCCTTGA
- a CDS encoding DUF2497 domain-containing protein, with amino-acid sequence MLELSELAAEEAADAPTPAPLPIGAPDVPPRPETLRPEAAAPAPRAADPILSEHAVEATRGPLEALSRMVVKPEVAGSDTLEGLVRELLKPMLREWLDENLPQVVETMVAREISRITGR; translated from the coding sequence GTGCTCGAGCTGAGCGAGTTGGCGGCTGAGGAAGCTGCCGACGCGCCGACGCCCGCGCCGTTGCCCATTGGAGCCCCCGACGTGCCACCTCGTCCCGAGACTCTTCGTCCCGAAGCCGCCGCTCCTGCGCCGCGCGCCGCCGATCCGATCCTGTCGGAGCACGCGGTCGAGGCCACCCGTGGCCCGCTCGAGGCGCTGTCGCGGATGGTGGTGAAGCCCGAGGTCGCCGGTTCGGACACGCTCGAAGGGCTGGTTCGGGAGCTGCTCAAGCCGATGCTGCGCGAGTGGCTCGACGAAAATCTCCCGCAGGTCGTCGAAACGATGGTCGCGCGCGAGATTTCGCGGATCACCGGGCGGTAA
- a CDS encoding S9 family peptidase encodes MKHFLLAGVALASVAAPAAAQDQTAKPAGRDLTIEDVAKLSRVGAPVVSPDGRWLVWQQRETDLPNNRGRYDLWRLDLSTKGAVPEPLVAEATVNETGPQFGPGNIVYFQSDKGGADQIISIPVTGGAQTVQSVPAGGFSGFKLSPDGTRVLVWADRKPGAPTIEPAQVKKDANAGSARVYDKMFVRHWDTWSNGDRSQLFVLPLGKDNAASIPLSRTLDGDTPSKPFGGGEETAWSPDGKTVFFALREAGTTEPLSTNLDIFSVPSDGSAAPINLTADNDGTDNLPTVSPDGKWLAYFAMKHPGYEADRQVLMLRDLATGNVRALTEGWDRSVASIAWAPDGKKIYVTAQDTQEEPIFTVDVKTGKVTRLTQEGVVSAVIPTKKGVIFSMNSLLSPDDFYSLTGKTPVRLTSVNAAKLEGIAMPSVARFNFTGANGDTVWGYAVKPASLAEGKKAPVAFIVHGGPQGSMNNSWSYRWNPAVFAGAGYAVVTVDFHGSTGYGQGFTDAINKNWGGWPLEDLQKGLAAATTKFTWLDGDKACALGASYGGYMINWIAGQWPDRFKCLVQHDGVFDARAMAYETEELWFDEWEHGGKPYHEDPAEYEKWNPVNHVDKWKTPMLVITGEKDFRIPYTQGLASFTALQRKGIASRLVVFPDENHWVLKPKNSMQWYGEVIGWLNNHTGGRDGFVVTATGQ; translated from the coding sequence ATGAAGCACTTCCTGCTCGCGGGCGTTGCGCTCGCCTCCGTCGCCGCGCCTGCCGCGGCCCAAGACCAGACCGCAAAGCCGGCGGGTCGCGACCTCACCATCGAAGACGTGGCCAAGCTCTCCCGAGTCGGCGCGCCTGTCGTGTCGCCCGACGGGCGATGGCTGGTGTGGCAGCAGCGAGAGACCGACCTGCCCAACAATCGCGGCCGATACGATCTGTGGCGCCTCGATCTGTCGACCAAGGGCGCGGTGCCCGAGCCGCTGGTGGCCGAAGCCACCGTCAACGAAACCGGCCCGCAGTTCGGCCCCGGCAACATCGTCTATTTCCAGTCGGACAAGGGCGGCGCGGACCAGATCATCTCGATCCCGGTGACTGGCGGCGCACAGACGGTGCAATCGGTGCCCGCGGGCGGCTTCTCGGGCTTCAAGCTCTCGCCCGACGGCACTCGCGTGCTGGTGTGGGCCGATCGCAAGCCCGGCGCGCCGACGATCGAGCCGGCGCAGGTCAAGAAGGACGCGAACGCCGGTTCGGCACGCGTCTATGACAAGATGTTCGTGCGCCACTGGGACACCTGGTCGAATGGCGACCGATCGCAGCTGTTCGTCCTGCCGCTGGGCAAGGACAATGCGGCGTCGATCCCGCTGAGCCGCACGCTGGACGGCGATACCCCGTCCAAGCCGTTCGGCGGCGGCGAGGAGACGGCATGGTCGCCCGATGGCAAGACCGTGTTCTTCGCGCTGCGCGAGGCGGGGACGACCGAACCGCTGTCGACCAACCTCGACATCTTCTCGGTCCCTTCGGACGGCTCGGCCGCGCCGATCAACCTGACCGCCGACAATGACGGGACCGACAACCTTCCGACCGTGTCGCCAGACGGCAAGTGGCTCGCCTATTTCGCGATGAAGCACCCCGGCTACGAAGCCGACCGTCAGGTGCTGATGCTGCGCGATCTGGCCACCGGCAATGTCCGCGCGCTGACCGAAGGCTGGGATCGCTCGGTCGCGTCGATCGCATGGGCGCCGGACGGCAAGAAGATCTACGTCACGGCGCAGGATACGCAGGAAGAACCGATCTTCACCGTCGACGTGAAGACCGGCAAGGTCACGCGGCTGACGCAGGAAGGCGTGGTCTCGGCGGTGATCCCGACGAAGAAGGGCGTCATCTTCTCGATGAACAGCCTGTTGTCGCCCGACGATTTCTACAGCCTGACCGGCAAGACCCCGGTGCGGCTGACCAGTGTCAACGCGGCGAAGCTGGAAGGCATCGCAATGCCCAGCGTCGCCCGCTTCAACTTCACCGGCGCCAATGGCGACACGGTGTGGGGCTATGCGGTGAAGCCCGCGTCGCTGGCGGAGGGCAAGAAGGCACCGGTGGCGTTCATCGTGCACGGCGGGCCGCAAGGCAGCATGAACAACAGCTGGTCCTATCGCTGGAACCCGGCCGTGTTCGCGGGCGCGGGTTATGCGGTCGTGACCGTCGATTTCCACGGCTCGACCGGATACGGGCAGGGTTTCACCGACGCGATCAACAAGAATTGGGGCGGCTGGCCGCTGGAAGATCTGCAAAAGGGTCTTGCGGCTGCTACGACCAAGTTCACATGGCTAGACGGCGACAAGGCGTGTGCGCTCGGCGCATCCTATGGCGGCTATATGATTAACTGGATCGCCGGCCAGTGGCCCGACCGGTTCAAGTGCCTCGTCCAGCATGACGGCGTTTTCGACGCGCGTGCGATGGCGTACGAGACCGAGGAACTCTGGTTCGACGAGTGGGAGCATGGCGGCAAGCCCTACCATGAGGACCCGGCCGAGTATGAGAAGTGGAACCCGGTCAACCATGTCGACAAATGGAAGACCCCGATGCTGGTGATCACCGGCGAGAAGGACTTCCGCATCCCCTATACCCAGGGTCTGGCGAGCTTCACCGCGCTCCAGCGCAAGGGCATCGCTTCGCGGCTGGTGGTGTTCCCCGACGAGAATCACTGGGTGCTGAAGCCGAAGAACTCGATGCAGTGGTACGGCGAAGTCATCGGTTGGTTGAACAACCATACCGGCGGCCGCGACGGCTTCGTCGTGACCGCGACGGGGCAGTAA
- a CDS encoding MAPEG family protein, with amino-acid sequence MRIEYAVLAWGCVLALIHIFGTAQVRTRQYGAKWNMGARDEALPPAWPVVGRLERAQSNFFETFPLVIAAVALLGITQLYSMYTAIGALLWLGGRVLYLPIYAAGIPVIRTLVFLASLTGIVMMLWPVLSAGIGTFGAL; translated from the coding sequence CTGCGTATCGAATATGCCGTGCTGGCCTGGGGCTGCGTACTGGCTCTGATCCATATCTTCGGCACCGCTCAGGTGCGGACACGGCAATATGGCGCGAAGTGGAACATGGGTGCGCGGGACGAGGCCCTGCCCCCGGCCTGGCCCGTCGTCGGCAGGCTGGAGCGCGCGCAGTCGAATTTCTTCGAGACGTTCCCGCTGGTGATCGCGGCCGTCGCCCTGCTCGGCATCACGCAGCTCTATTCGATGTACACCGCGATCGGCGCGCTGCTGTGGCTAGGCGGGCGCGTGCTGTACCTGCCGATCTATGCGGCGGGCATCCCGGTGATCCGGACGCTGGTGTTCCTCGCCAGCCTGACCGGCATCGTCATGATGCTGTGGCCGGTGCTGAGCGCCGGGATCGGGACATTCGGGGCGCTTTGA